The Silene latifolia isolate original U9 population chromosome X, ASM4854445v1, whole genome shotgun sequence genome contains the following window.
CTGACATAAACATCAACATAGATATTTTCATGGCGAAGGTGGATGAGTTTATAGCTGGAAAAGATGAATTATGGGAGAAGTTACAAAAGAAGCGCAAAGTGAAGAATGTTTTGGTGAAAAAGTAAACCATTTGTGGGCATATTTTTTTTGGTTGTTCTTGATTATTCCTATTTTGGTTAGCAATGTTGAAACTAATGTATGTAATGCTATCGATTTTTGTGGACATGTCAGGCAGTTGTTATGATAATTGACAATCAATTGAAATTAAATTTTAGTTTCATTCAGATGAAAGTGTTATTGAAAGCGTTAATTGGGATATTCAATGTGTAAATGTAAcgatattcaaagtgtaaatgtgtcaTTCACATGAAAGTGCttttgaaagtgtaaatgtcatgagatgggaagtgtaaatgtgatgagatgtgaagtgtaaatgtgaacacacGGAAAGTTTAAATGTTAACACACTGAAAGTATAAATGTGTCATACACATGAAAGTTTAAATGTTAACACACTGAAAGTATAAATGTGTCATACACATGAAAGTTTCATTGAATGTGTAAGGTAGGGTTAGAGTTGATTTAATCATACGTGTAAATGTTACTTGAAATACCTTTGTCAATTCAAATAAGTTCAAGTAACACAATGTTTGGCAATCCAATAAAACAGAGATATTTTAGTCTTATGACAGTGTAACTCCGATGCTTTGACTGGGTAAATTTGTTACTCAAAGTTACACCAACAGCAGTTCAAAGTGATGCTGCCATGAGACCAATTCCTAATCCCTCGTTATAGTGAGAGCACATCAAAGTTTAAAGTTACACATTCAAAATACAAAAGCTACATTATCACTGCTGTGACATCTATTCTTCTTCCGATTCCAACTCTTCCTCCTTCTCTCCTTCATCTTCTTCTAGGTCAGACAAACCCTCGCACAATGGTGTGTGTGCTGAAAAAGGGTTAGGGCAGTTCCTCTTGTCGTGATTTGTCATTATCTTGCAATTCTTACACTTGCGTTTGGGTTTTCTAGCCAAGGCCAGTGCTTTTGTTAGGCTGACAACACCGCTACCCTTGTTTTTCGAGTTCTTAGGTAGGAATATCGTCACTACCTCACTGGCCGTACAATGCAAAATTTTCtctatttgttgatttttattcaaCACTTCCCCTAAAGGTGATAGCGTATCCTTAAATCCCCTAATTATAGCGGAGAAGCTTTCAAGATCAGTCACACCTTTGCCTCGAAGGAGCCCTAAAGTCCGATGAACCTCCGACCACATTATTGACATTGCAATTTGTTTTTCATCATTGATTTCCATGTTGTCTGTCCCTTCACCATTACAATTGAATATCCTTAATCGGAGATACTCTTTCGTCCATCTATTTACAACATAATCGTCTGGTATAGTCTTCATCCCATTTGCGGAAAAAATCCATATTATATGGCGGCATAGAATGCCGGTTCTTTCAAATAGTGTACAACTGCAGCTTGCTTTACGTGTACCTGGATCATCAGCTAAGGCCATCATGTAAGTGTTAATGTTACAAACAGTGTAagttgttgggcccagaattatcctgCCTGGCCTGATAAAGACCAGGCAATGTTTAAAGCCAATACTTGAACAGGAAATACTTAACGTCAGACACTGAGAGTATATagataggcaccaagcaggagagaAGCACAAGACAGGCAACTACTAGGCCTGGCCTGAAAGAAAACCATGTCAGGCATAAGGGTAACACCATCAAAGATGGACGGGTGATAGGGAAAG
Protein-coding sequences here:
- the LOC141620764 gene encoding protein FAR1-RELATED SEQUENCE 1-like; translated protein: MALADDPGTRKASCSCTLFERTGILCRHIIWIFSANGMKTIPDDYVVNRWTKEYLRLRIFNCNGEGTDNMEINDEKQIAMSIMWSEVHRTLGLLRGKGVTDLESFSAIIRGFKDTLSPLGEVLNKNQQIEKILHCTASEVVTIFLPKNSKNKGSGVVSLTKALALARKPKRKCKNCKIMTNHDKRNCPNPFSAHTPLCEGLSDLEEDEGEKEEELESEEE